A genomic segment from uncultured Desulfuromonas sp. encodes:
- the hemL gene encoding glutamate-1-semialdehyde 2,1-aminomutase yields the protein MKHDCSHDYFAKAKQVIPGGVNSPVRAFKSVGCDPLFIERAEGSRIYDADHQSYIDYVGSWGPMILGHCHPEVVRAIQDAAVNGASFGAPTYKEIELAEMVCDAYPNIEKVRMVSSGTEATMSAIRLARGCTGRDKILKFDGCYHGHADSLLVKAGSGAATFGVPTSPGIPADFAKYTLTATYNDLDEVKAMVAANKDEIACIILEPIAGNMGCVPPKPGFLEGLRELCTTEGILLIVDEVMTGFRVAYGGAQERFNVRGDLVCLGKIIGGGLPVGAFGGKKELMDQLSPEGGVYQAGTLSGNPLAMSAGITTLKLLKQEGFYEQIEEKSAYLEAGLRQAATKSPIPTCFQRVGGMFCTYFCEGPVQSFSDAAKSDTEAFSRFFRTMLDSGINLAPSQFEAGFMSIAHSKQDLDQTIEAAEKAFALL from the coding sequence ATGAAACATGATTGTTCGCACGATTATTTTGCCAAGGCCAAACAGGTGATCCCCGGTGGTGTCAACAGCCCGGTCCGCGCCTTTAAATCCGTCGGTTGTGACCCGCTGTTTATTGAACGCGCTGAAGGTAGTCGCATCTACGATGCCGACCACCAAAGCTATATCGATTACGTCGGTTCCTGGGGACCGATGATTCTCGGCCATTGCCATCCCGAGGTGGTCCGCGCCATTCAGGATGCGGCAGTCAATGGCGCTTCGTTTGGTGCCCCGACCTATAAAGAGATCGAACTGGCCGAAATGGTCTGCGACGCCTATCCCAATATCGAAAAAGTACGCATGGTTTCCTCCGGTACCGAAGCGACCATGAGCGCCATCCGTCTCGCCCGTGGCTGCACTGGCCGTGACAAGATCCTCAAATTTGATGGCTGCTACCACGGCCATGCCGACTCCCTGCTGGTTAAAGCAGGCAGTGGTGCCGCAACATTCGGCGTTCCGACATCGCCGGGCATCCCGGCCGACTTTGCCAAATATACCCTGACTGCCACCTATAACGACCTAGATGAGGTCAAAGCCATGGTGGCCGCCAATAAAGACGAGATCGCCTGTATCATCCTCGAACCCATTGCCGGTAACATGGGCTGCGTTCCCCCCAAGCCGGGCTTCCTTGAGGGCCTGCGTGAGCTGTGCACGACCGAAGGCATTCTCCTTATCGTTGATGAGGTGATGACCGGCTTCCGTGTCGCCTACGGTGGCGCTCAAGAACGCTTCAATGTCCGCGGCGATCTGGTCTGCCTGGGTAAAATCATCGGCGGCGGTTTGCCGGTCGGTGCCTTTGGTGGCAAAAAAGAATTGATGGATCAACTCTCCCCTGAAGGTGGCGTCTATCAGGCCGGCACCCTGTCCGGCAATCCACTGGCTATGAGCGCCGGGATTACGACATTAAAGCTGCTCAAGCAGGAAGGATTCTACGAGCAGATTGAGGAAAAGAGCGCCTACCTCGAAGCGGGCCTGCGTCAGGCGGCAACCAAGAGCCCCATCCCAACCTGCTTCCAACGGGTTGGTGGCATGTTCTGCACCTATTTTTGCGAAGGTCCGGTGCAGAGCTTCAGTGATGCGGCTAAAAGTGACACAGAAGCATTCAGCCGCTTTTTCCGCACCATGCTCGATAGTGGCATCAATCTCGCGCCCTCTCAGTTTGAGGCAGGCTTTATGAGTATTGCCCACAGCAAACAAGATCTTGACCAGACCATTGAAGCGGCTGAAAAAGCATTTGCGTTACTGTAA
- a CDS encoding radical SAM protein — MTKRISPLGDALKVTGHLLRTGRVPGQLIIQYTDRCNATCPQCGMRVTNKFSRTTLAEQRVEQMIRHAAGQGVAALSFTGGEPFLCLDEVCRLAKVAGAQNIPYIRTGTNGYLFCGADKENFTDRMKTLADKLAATPLRNIWVSIDSSDVETHEQMRGLPGVVKGIEKALPIFAERGLYLSANLGINRYFAGRDKDRDKLDYPFFRGGFDRFYRFVADLGFTIANVCYPMHGDDESGEAVYAATATDRAVYFSHEEKLDLFQALSDCIPGHREKIRIFTPRCSLHALLQQYRGHDELTTPCRGGIDYFFVDSRTGHSYPCGYRGEDDLGCFDGGSHRPSAPTAICRRCDWECFRDPTELFSPLLDLRLAPGRLARRLWQDRAFYRLWREDLRYYQACDLFDGRRTINRDKLRPWRNPVLP; from the coding sequence ATGACTAAGCGGATTTCTCCCCTCGGTGACGCGCTCAAAGTCACCGGACACCTGTTGCGTACCGGGCGTGTCCCCGGTCAGCTGATCATCCAGTACACGGATCGTTGTAATGCCACCTGTCCGCAATGCGGGATGCGCGTGACCAACAAATTTTCTCGCACGACCCTGGCTGAACAACGGGTGGAACAGATGATCCGCCATGCTGCTGGCCAAGGGGTGGCCGCGCTGTCCTTTACCGGTGGCGAGCCTTTTTTGTGTCTGGATGAGGTTTGTCGTCTCGCCAAGGTGGCAGGAGCCCAAAATATTCCCTATATTCGCACCGGCACCAATGGCTACTTATTTTGCGGTGCGGACAAAGAGAATTTTACGGATCGGATGAAGACGCTGGCCGATAAGTTGGCGGCAACGCCGTTGCGTAATATCTGGGTGAGTATTGACTCCTCTGATGTGGAAACCCATGAGCAGATGCGTGGCTTACCCGGGGTCGTCAAGGGCATTGAAAAGGCTCTGCCGATTTTTGCCGAGCGAGGCCTGTATTTGTCGGCCAATCTTGGCATCAATCGTTATTTTGCCGGGCGTGATAAAGATCGGGATAAACTGGATTATCCGTTTTTTCGTGGCGGGTTTGACCGGTTTTACCGTTTTGTCGCCGATCTCGGTTTTACCATTGCCAATGTCTGCTATCCCATGCACGGTGATGATGAGTCCGGTGAAGCGGTCTATGCAGCGACCGCGACAGACCGAGCGGTGTATTTCTCCCATGAAGAGAAGCTCGACCTGTTTCAGGCGCTGTCCGACTGTATTCCCGGTCATCGTGAAAAGATTCGTATTTTTACCCCCCGCTGCAGCCTTCATGCACTTCTCCAGCAGTATCGGGGGCATGATGAATTGACCACCCCGTGCCGGGGTGGGATCGATTATTTCTTTGTCGACAGTCGTACCGGCCACAGTTATCCGTGTGGTTATCGCGGAGAAGACGATCTGGGCTGCTTTGACGGCGGGAGCCATCGACCCTCGGCACCAACGGCAATATGCCGACGTTGCGACTGGGAATGCTTTCGCGATCCCACTGAGCTGTTTTCGCCGTTGCTTGATCTCCGCTTGGCTCCTGGGCGCCTGGCACGGCGTCTGTGGCAGGACCGTGCATTTTACCGTTTGTGGCGAGAAGATCTGCGTTATTACCAGGCCTGTGATCTTTTTGACGGTCGACGCACGATCAATAGGGATAAACTGCGCCCCTGGCGGAACCCGGTTTTGCCGTAA
- the truD gene encoding tRNA pseudouridine(13) synthase TruD, whose product MAYLTEHFPGTGGTIKESAEDFIVEEIPAYDPCGEGDHLYLRVEKQGMSTFAMIQRVASALKVKEKEIGYAGLKDSKAITRQTISLPLVNENRLSTLDLEGITILDAKRHTNKLRLGHLRGNRFFIRIHDVVADADQRALDILHILEHTGVPNFFGPQRYGVFGTNHLVGQAILQGEFKTATDLIIGDPATISNERWQTAAAAYHAGDIDQALQAFPGRFRDERRLLHSLLKGLSHQQAVLGLPRKLLRLFLSAYQSHFFDRQVAMRLETLDVLWPGDIAYIHAKGACFRVEDPHTEQPRVDRLEISPTGLLPGHKAMEAHGQTGILEQSLLEKEQITSDRFTALPGLKLSGERRPLRVPLHQASCQQEDDTCLTVSFALPTGSFATSVLREITKSVA is encoded by the coding sequence ATGGCCTACTTAACCGAACATTTTCCCGGCACCGGCGGCACCATCAAGGAGAGTGCCGAGGATTTTATTGTCGAAGAGATCCCGGCCTATGACCCCTGTGGTGAAGGCGACCATCTCTACCTGCGTGTTGAAAAACAGGGCATGAGCACCTTTGCCATGATTCAACGCGTGGCCTCGGCATTGAAAGTCAAGGAAAAGGAGATCGGCTATGCCGGGCTCAAGGATTCCAAAGCAATCACCCGACAGACTATTTCCCTACCACTGGTGAATGAGAACCGTCTGAGCACTCTTGACCTTGAAGGGATCACTATTCTCGACGCCAAACGGCACACCAACAAATTGCGGCTCGGTCATCTGCGTGGCAATCGTTTTTTCATTCGTATTCATGATGTCGTCGCGGATGCGGATCAAAGAGCGCTCGACATCCTCCATATCCTTGAACACACCGGCGTCCCGAATTTTTTCGGGCCACAGCGTTATGGCGTGTTCGGCACCAACCATCTGGTGGGTCAGGCGATCCTCCAGGGGGAGTTTAAAACCGCCACGGATCTGATTATCGGCGATCCGGCCACAATCAGTAATGAGCGTTGGCAGACGGCAGCCGCAGCTTATCACGCTGGCGATATCGACCAGGCTCTACAGGCCTTTCCCGGTCGCTTCAGGGATGAACGGCGTCTGCTGCACAGCTTACTCAAAGGACTCTCTCATCAGCAGGCCGTCCTTGGACTGCCGCGCAAACTGCTGCGTCTGTTTCTCAGCGCGTATCAATCGCATTTCTTTGATCGCCAGGTGGCCATGCGCCTGGAGACTCTTGATGTCCTGTGGCCGGGCGACATTGCCTATATCCACGCCAAAGGCGCCTGCTTTCGCGTCGAAGATCCGCACACGGAACAGCCGCGCGTTGATCGTCTCGAAATCAGCCCAACCGGACTCCTCCCAGGGCACAAAGCCATGGAAGCCCATGGACAAACCGGCATCCTCGAACAGAGCCTGCTGGAAAAAGAGCAGATCACATCAGATCGTTTTACCGCCTTACCCGGCCTCAAACTCAGTGGCGAAAGAAGACCATTACGTGTTCCACTCCACCAGGCGAGCTGTCAACAAGAGGACGATACGTGTTTAACGGTCAGCTTTGCTCTGCCGACAGGCAGCTTTGCCACCAGTGTATTGCGCGAAATCACCAAATCTGTTGCGTAA
- a CDS encoding IclR family transcriptional regulator translates to MPAKKDKSEYIIQAVSHALDLLEQFHDDVDELGVTELSKRLKLHKNNVFRLLATLESRGYIEQNKATENYRLGLKSLELGQTFIKQMGLLRQAKLTLEHLVEECNETAYVAIFKENHVVYLDVVETDMTVRVVSRVGSRLPAYCTAAGKVHLAHLSDEELDSILPKELPTFTPATLSSREALKKELEEVLEKGYAMDNEELDPGVRCIAAPIRDYTRRIVGAISLSGPSMRFTDERMKNQLTPLVIDAAATLSTRLGYRQ, encoded by the coding sequence ATGCCCGCCAAAAAAGACAAGTCAGAATATATCATCCAGGCCGTATCCCATGCTCTGGACCTTTTGGAACAGTTTCACGACGATGTGGACGAACTGGGCGTTACAGAACTGAGTAAGCGTCTGAAGCTCCATAAAAACAACGTCTTCAGGCTACTGGCAACGTTGGAGTCACGCGGCTACATTGAGCAGAATAAGGCGACGGAGAACTATCGCCTGGGCCTTAAATCGCTGGAACTGGGACAAACATTCATCAAGCAGATGGGTTTGTTGCGCCAGGCAAAGCTGACTCTGGAGCACCTGGTGGAAGAATGCAACGAAACCGCCTATGTTGCGATCTTCAAGGAAAACCATGTCGTCTATCTGGATGTGGTTGAAACCGATATGACCGTCCGCGTCGTTTCACGCGTTGGTTCGCGCCTCCCCGCCTACTGCACAGCAGCGGGTAAAGTTCATCTCGCACATCTCTCGGACGAGGAACTTGATTCGATCCTGCCGAAAGAGTTGCCGACATTTACACCGGCAACACTTTCAAGCCGAGAGGCTCTGAAAAAAGAACTTGAGGAAGTTCTCGAAAAGGGTTACGCCATGGACAATGAAGAACTTGATCCCGGCGTACGCTGCATTGCCGCCCCGATTCGCGATTACACGCGACGTATTGTTGGCGCGATCAGCCTGTCCGGACCATCCATGCGCTTTACGGATGAACGGATGAAGAATCAATTGACCCCATTGGTCATTGATGCGGCAGCGACCTTATCCACACGCTTGGGCTACCGCCAATAA
- a CDS encoding helix-hairpin-helix domain-containing protein: MTTPITNVRGIGASTATLLAENGISSAEELAAQKVGDLAAIKGFSETRSLQVIADAKSLFVVSAAAGEKQADSVDKETAKKKKDNIATDKKAAEKSKGSKKKDAKKKKSKKTVKKDKKGKKKK, from the coding sequence ATGACGACCCCCATCACCAACGTACGTGGCATCGGCGCATCGACAGCAACTCTGCTGGCGGAAAATGGTATCAGCAGCGCTGAAGAACTGGCAGCTCAAAAGGTTGGAGATCTGGCAGCCATCAAGGGCTTCAGTGAAACCCGCTCCCTCCAGGTGATTGCCGATGCCAAGTCCCTCTTCGTTGTCAGCGCTGCGGCAGGAGAAAAACAGGCTGACAGCGTCGACAAAGAAACCGCCAAGAAGAAAAAAGACAACATCGCCACGGACAAAAAAGCGGCGGAGAAGAGCAAAGGGAGCAAGAAAAAAGACGCGAAAAAGAAGAAATCGAAAAAGACTGTCAAGAAAGACAAAAAGGGCAAAAAAAAGAAATAA
- a CDS encoding glycosyltransferase: MAQIDLHVHSKYSNHPSEWFLQRLGASESYTEPETIYRLARQRGMDFVTITDHNRIKASMELVEKYPEHCFSGVEATAYFPEDKCKIHVLIFGLDRDQFSRVQKKRKNIYKLRDYLKKEDLACVVAHATYAVNNRLTLDHLEKLIVLFNNFEGRNGSRSVLNNDILTQVLQNLTPEDIERLAQKHDLEPWGRTPWLKGLTGGSDDHAGLFIAKTSTRAEAQTPQELLNQIKRGATEPCGRQNDFQGLTFAIYKIAFDFSQHNSTAFAQSTLSDLTRYLFSDKKLSFKDRLRLNKMKSKKNNQVYQNLVQLIETSRTLQQDDIDSRLDLLYDCIANISDQYFRSLLGSLNTNITEMDIIRIIQGLSSSIPGIFLSVPFFSSFRHMFGDRQLINQFHADLGKQVSRRSKRILWLTDTLTDLNGVSMTLQTIGHLAEEKGFAIRIMTSLTDEQKHSGLPQSTLIVPPLYSAPLPHYEDITVNVPSVLRMLKMVYDYNPDELYISTPGPVGLLGLLIGRMLGTEIKGIYHTDFTVEAESIIDEPAIGDMIEQYSKWFFNQFDSLLVPTTEYMHLLKERGYRHRHMALFRRGLRTEHFYPAERPANSAERHRLLYVGRVSKDKNLAFLLEVYRAVRLRHPDICLSIAGDGPYLAELKMACRDLPEVAFLGRVDYKELPSVYNSHDLFVFPSLSDTFGMVVLEAQACGIPSLVSDVGGPKEIVVHAETGYVLPSDSVDAWVDQLSALLIDLESGGALYQALSSAARQRVEQRFSWDSILQEMTRPDDTLLPRLSRHRHQPGLGGLLKLASNMMVHSYD; encoded by the coding sequence ATGGCACAAATCGATTTACACGTTCATTCGAAGTATTCCAATCACCCCTCCGAATGGTTTCTGCAGCGCCTCGGCGCCTCTGAATCCTACACCGAACCTGAAACCATCTACAGGCTGGCCCGTCAGCGCGGCATGGATTTTGTTACCATCACCGACCATAATCGCATCAAAGCGTCGATGGAGCTGGTGGAGAAGTATCCCGAGCATTGCTTCAGTGGTGTGGAAGCCACAGCTTACTTTCCCGAGGACAAGTGCAAAATTCATGTGCTGATCTTCGGGCTGGATCGTGATCAGTTCAGCAGGGTTCAGAAAAAACGGAAAAATATTTATAAGCTGCGTGACTACTTGAAGAAGGAAGATCTTGCTTGTGTGGTCGCTCACGCTACTTATGCCGTCAATAACCGCCTGACCCTGGATCATCTCGAAAAGTTGATCGTCCTGTTCAATAATTTTGAAGGCCGCAACGGCAGTCGCAGTGTGCTGAATAATGACATTCTTACGCAGGTTTTGCAGAATCTGACGCCCGAAGACATCGAACGCCTGGCGCAGAAGCATGACCTTGAGCCTTGGGGCAGGACGCCATGGCTCAAAGGTCTGACCGGTGGTTCCGACGATCATGCCGGACTGTTTATCGCCAAAACATCAACCCGGGCGGAGGCCCAAACGCCTCAGGAATTGCTCAATCAGATCAAACGAGGGGCGACCGAACCCTGTGGCCGCCAAAACGATTTTCAGGGGCTGACGTTTGCCATTTACAAAATCGCTTTTGACTTTTCTCAGCACAACAGCACCGCGTTTGCCCAGTCGACTCTCAGCGACCTGACCCGCTATCTGTTTAGTGATAAAAAGCTCAGTTTCAAAGATCGGCTGCGACTCAACAAGATGAAGTCGAAGAAGAACAATCAAGTCTATCAGAACCTGGTACAGCTTATTGAGACCAGCCGGACATTGCAGCAGGATGACATCGATTCACGTCTTGATCTGCTGTATGACTGCATCGCCAATATCTCCGACCAGTATTTTCGTTCCCTGCTCGGCTCGCTGAATACCAATATCACCGAGATGGATATTATCCGTATCATTCAGGGCCTGTCGTCGTCGATTCCGGGCATTTTCCTGTCGGTGCCGTTTTTCTCCTCGTTCCGCCACATGTTCGGTGATCGTCAGTTGATCAATCAGTTTCATGCCGATCTCGGCAAGCAGGTCAGCCGTCGTTCCAAACGGATCCTGTGGTTGACCGACACGTTGACGGATCTTAACGGCGTGTCCATGACCCTGCAGACCATCGGCCACCTTGCTGAGGAAAAGGGGTTTGCCATCCGGATCATGACCAGTCTGACCGATGAGCAGAAACATTCCGGGCTGCCGCAGTCAACCTTGATCGTGCCGCCGCTTTATTCGGCGCCGTTGCCCCATTACGAAGACATCACCGTCAACGTGCCGTCGGTATTGCGCATGCTGAAGATGGTGTACGACTACAATCCCGATGAGTTGTACATCTCAACTCCCGGTCCGGTCGGTCTGCTTGGATTGTTGATCGGTCGCATGCTCGGCACGGAGATCAAGGGGATTTACCACACCGATTTCACCGTCGAAGCGGAATCGATTATCGATGAACCGGCCATCGGCGACATGATCGAGCAATACAGCAAATGGTTCTTCAATCAGTTTGACAGCCTGTTGGTGCCGACCACGGAATACATGCACCTGCTCAAGGAGCGGGGCTACCGGCATCGTCACATGGCCCTGTTTCGGCGCGGCTTGCGCACCGAACATTTCTATCCCGCCGAACGTCCGGCCAACTCGGCGGAGCGACATCGTCTGCTCTACGTCGGACGGGTTTCCAAAGATAAAAACCTCGCTTTTTTGTTGGAGGTCTATCGCGCCGTTCGTCTACGGCATCCTGATATTTGTTTGAGTATTGCCGGAGACGGTCCTTACCTGGCCGAGTTGAAAATGGCTTGTCGGGATCTGCCTGAAGTCGCCTTCCTCGGCCGGGTGGATTACAAAGAGTTACCGTCGGTGTACAACAGTCATGATCTGTTTGTCTTCCCCAGCCTCAGTGATACCTTCGGCATGGTGGTTCTCGAAGCTCAGGCCTGCGGCATCCCGTCGCTGGTGTCGGATGTTGGCGGTCCCAAGGAGATTGTGGTCCATGCCGAGACCGGTTATGTGCTGCCGTCTGATTCCGTCGATGCCTGGGTGGACCAGCTGAGTGCCTTGCTGATTGATCTGGAAAGTGGTGGTGCCCTGTATCAAGCCCTGTCAAGCGCAGCACGTCAGCGTGTCGAGCAACGTTTCAGCTGGGACAGTATTCTCCAGGAGATGACCCGCCCTGACGACACTCTCTTGCCGCGGCTGTCACGCCACCGACATCAGCCTGGATTGGGAGGGCTGCTTAAACTGGCTTCTAACATGATGGTGCATTCCTATGACTAA
- a CDS encoding AAA family ATPase, with amino-acid sequence MKTVACYSIKGGVGKTASAVNFAYWSARQGHRTLLIDLDAQGASSFYFRVRNPSKKNWGKRFFKTYEHLLEQIKESDFNNLDILPAHASFRHFDSVLTASGGKVNRLKKALRGLETHYDIIILDCPPSISLLAENVFNAADLVAVPLIPTTLSQRTFTQLLDFFAENGYDIAHVRPFFTMADGRKQLHRDTADALRKSYPGFLRQAIPHSTYVEKMGIHRAPIDLFAQNSQANRSYRALWCEVENCLTRC; translated from the coding sequence ATGAAAACTGTCGCCTGTTACAGCATTAAAGGAGGCGTTGGGAAAACGGCCTCTGCCGTCAATTTTGCCTACTGGTCTGCCCGACAAGGGCATCGCACTCTGCTGATTGATCTCGATGCCCAAGGGGCATCCTCTTTCTATTTTCGCGTTCGCAATCCCTCGAAAAAGAACTGGGGAAAACGCTTCTTTAAAACCTATGAACACCTGCTAGAGCAAATTAAGGAAAGCGATTTCAACAATCTGGACATCCTTCCTGCCCACGCCTCTTTTCGCCATTTCGACAGCGTACTGACGGCATCCGGTGGCAAGGTTAACCGGTTAAAAAAGGCTCTTCGTGGCCTAGAAACACACTACGACATCATTATCCTCGACTGCCCTCCGAGCATCAGCCTGCTCGCAGAGAATGTTTTTAACGCTGCGGATCTGGTGGCAGTTCCCCTGATTCCGACAACACTGTCACAACGAACATTCACCCAGCTTCTCGATTTTTTCGCCGAAAACGGCTACGACATCGCCCACGTTCGGCCATTTTTCACCATGGCCGATGGACGCAAACAACTCCACCGAGACACGGCTGATGCCTTGAGAAAAAGCTATCCCGGCTTTCTCAGACAGGCGATTCCTCACTCAACATATGTTGAAAAAATGGGTATTCACCGTGCACCCATCGATCTGTTTGCGCAAAACAGCCAGGCAAACCGCAGCTATCGGGCTCTGTGGTGTGAAGTGGAGAACTGTTTGACACGCTGTTAA
- a CDS encoding CHAD domain-containing protein, whose translation MMSLCWKFKNPLTSDRLADLLAPYCLDITDAQKVEWTVLDDPSWSLWQNHYLWLSAHHNQTLQIWQESDPLYSEPLHESQSYFPYQLKSEKWARTFKALLGVRAATAKFCGSWYETKAVVRNNDDKIVTRLTLFNLSGTTLLQLNPLRGYRNETETIIRKLSSLEPTPSATLTMRQRLLYSGLDVTVPDSRLTFDLTADEAPHAAVIKITHQLIHLAQQQEQGICRDLDTEYIHQYRVALRKARSLVSLFKNSLGPTESLRAQLKQLAQQTNTLRDLDVFLLDGSDYLSLLPEALRPGLQKTLKRIQRRRNVQQKQIASALHSVEYAKAIQHLLTTLDQLLDNPPPSASKGIKTTVSKKIFRQYERICREGLAITADTADEAIHELRIECKKFRYLLELFGELFDRQQLKFLTKKLKQLQDILGRFNDLAVQQDFLSRIGESTHDNTQKISLNALVAVLYQQQRHERTQVENAIADFTCQEIKTHVYHLIKSYEGS comes from the coding sequence ATGATGTCATTGTGCTGGAAATTCAAAAATCCTCTTACCAGCGACCGGTTAGCCGATCTCCTGGCGCCCTACTGTCTTGACATTACCGACGCCCAGAAGGTCGAATGGACTGTTCTCGACGATCCGTCCTGGTCCCTCTGGCAAAACCACTACCTGTGGCTCAGCGCCCATCATAATCAAACACTGCAAATCTGGCAGGAATCCGATCCGCTCTACAGCGAACCTCTTCATGAATCACAAAGCTATTTCCCCTATCAATTGAAGAGTGAAAAATGGGCAAGAACCTTTAAAGCGCTCTTGGGCGTTCGGGCCGCAACCGCCAAGTTTTGTGGCAGCTGGTACGAAACAAAGGCCGTTGTCCGCAACAATGACGATAAAATCGTCACACGCCTTACTCTTTTTAATCTGTCCGGCACAACCCTGTTGCAACTGAACCCGTTACGGGGGTACCGAAACGAGACAGAAACGATTATCCGGAAACTCTCGTCACTTGAGCCCACGCCCAGTGCAACGTTAACCATGCGACAGAGGCTGCTTTACAGTGGCCTGGATGTCACCGTTCCAGACAGTCGTTTAACCTTTGACCTCACAGCCGACGAAGCACCCCACGCCGCCGTGATTAAAATAACCCATCAACTTATCCACCTCGCACAACAACAGGAACAGGGGATTTGCCGGGATCTTGACACCGAATATATCCACCAGTATCGGGTTGCGTTGCGTAAAGCACGCTCGCTGGTCAGCCTGTTCAAAAACAGCCTCGGCCCTACGGAGTCCCTCAGAGCGCAACTGAAACAACTGGCGCAGCAAACCAACACCTTGCGTGACCTGGATGTTTTCCTCCTCGATGGCAGCGACTACCTCTCACTGCTGCCGGAAGCACTCAGACCAGGGCTACAAAAAACGCTTAAACGGATTCAACGCCGCCGCAACGTGCAGCAAAAACAGATTGCCTCGGCCCTGCACTCCGTTGAGTATGCAAAAGCCATTCAGCACCTGTTGACAACCCTTGATCAGCTGCTGGACAACCCACCGCCATCCGCCAGCAAGGGAATAAAAACCACCGTCAGTAAAAAAATTTTCCGTCAATATGAGCGGATCTGTCGCGAAGGTCTCGCCATTACAGCGGATACGGCGGATGAGGCCATTCACGAACTGCGCATCGAATGCAAAAAATTTCGCTATCTGCTTGAGCTGTTCGGAGAACTTTTTGATCGACAGCAGCTTAAATTTTTGACTAAAAAGCTGAAACAACTTCAGGACATTCTCGGTCGATTTAATGATCTTGCGGTCCAACAGGATTTTTTAAGCCGGATCGGCGAATCAACCCATGACAACACACAGAAAATCAGCCTCAACGCGCTTGTGGCAGTGCTGTATCAACAGCAACGGCACGAGCGGACCCAGGTCGAGAACGCCATTGCCGACTTTACCTGCCAAGAGATCAAAACCCATGTTTATCATCTTATCAAAAGCTATGAGGGCTCATGA
- the coaE gene encoding dephospho-CoA kinase (Dephospho-CoA kinase (CoaE) performs the final step in coenzyme A biosynthesis.) codes for MILGVTGGIASGKSTVVALLAELGAQVVSADQLSRELVEPGQPALDALVARFGTSILNADGTLDRSGLGEKVFADAAARQDLEAILHPAIAQLSTQRLREASQRVGPQGLVVYEAPLLYEAHAENRVDQVLTVTVHAAVQLERLMTRDQCDAAAARQRIAAQMSQEEKARRADYIIDNSADLTTLRDNVVQLFHRLCPDHA; via the coding sequence ATGATTTTAGGAGTCACCGGAGGGATTGCCAGTGGCAAGAGCACGGTTGTCGCTCTGTTAGCCGAACTTGGGGCACAGGTGGTGAGTGCCGATCAGTTGTCACGCGAGCTGGTCGAACCGGGTCAACCGGCTCTGGACGCACTGGTCGCGCGTTTCGGAACGTCCATCCTCAACGCGGATGGAACACTGGACCGCAGTGGGCTTGGCGAGAAAGTTTTCGCGGATGCCGCTGCGCGTCAGGATCTTGAAGCGATCCTGCATCCGGCGATTGCCCAGCTCTCTACGCAGCGCCTCCGGGAAGCGTCGCAACGCGTGGGTCCGCAGGGTTTGGTCGTCTATGAAGCGCCGTTACTCTACGAAGCTCACGCTGAAAATCGGGTGGATCAGGTCTTGACAGTGACCGTGCACGCTGCTGTTCAGCTCGAACGACTGATGACGCGTGACCAGTGCGATGCTGCCGCTGCCCGTCAGCGGATCGCGGCTCAGATGTCACAGGAGGAGAAAGCCCGGCGAGCGGATTATATCATTGATAACTCCGCAGATTTGACGACCCTGCGCGATAACGTTGTTCAGCTTTTTCACCGTTTGTGTCCGGATCACGCCTAG